A section of the Ornithinimicrobium sufpigmenti genome encodes:
- a CDS encoding copper-translocating P-type ATPase codes for MANPQHRQHPGPQHAHGTHRHDAPPAHEGHDGHDGHDGHDGHEAREDHGHGGHHHAGHEAHGGHAGHDHGDHVGQFRRLFWIMLVLAVPVVAFNGMFAHLLGYSLPDAAWVRWISPVLGTVIYLWGGQPFLTGARSEIRARQPGMMLLISLGITVAFVASLGSSLGLLSHELNFWWELALLVVIMLLGHWIEMRSLARTTSALDSLAALLPDEVEKVDGDQIVVVAPDALQDGDVVLVRPGGSVPADGRIVDGSASMDESMITGESRTVRRGVDDQVVAGTVATDSGLRVEVTATGEDTTLAGIQRLVDEAQSSSSRAQRVADRAAGWLFWYALGAAAVTAAVWLLLGTPESAIVRTVTVLVIACPHALGLAIPLVVSIATERAARAGVLVKDRLALESMRTVDVVLFDKTGTLTKGEPAVIAVEPTGGRPADEVLALAAAAETDSEHPLARAIVGATLAQELDIPSASDFSSSPAVGVQAQVRGMRIAVGGPYLLQEHHLPELPVAEAWRAEGAIILHVLADGAVIGALRLADEVRPESRATVDALHGAGIEVAMVTGDAQAVAHAVGAELGIDRVFAGVRPEDKAAKVVELQQEGHKVAMVGDGVNDAPALAQADVGIAIGAGTDVAIGSAGVILASSDPRAVLSVVELSHASYRKMTQNLWWAAGYNILAVPLAAGVLAPVGFVLPMSVGAILMSVSTVVVALNAQLLRRVDLRPEAVVGDR; via the coding sequence ATGGCCAACCCCCAGCACCGTCAGCATCCGGGTCCCCAGCACGCCCACGGGACCCACCGGCACGACGCTCCCCCGGCCCACGAGGGCCACGACGGCCACGACGGCCACGACGGCCACGACGGCCACGAGGCGCGAGAGGACCACGGGCACGGGGGCCACCACCACGCGGGCCACGAGGCGCACGGAGGTCACGCGGGCCACGACCACGGCGACCACGTCGGCCAGTTCCGCCGTCTGTTCTGGATCATGCTCGTGCTGGCGGTGCCGGTGGTGGCGTTCAACGGGATGTTCGCCCACCTGCTCGGCTACTCGCTGCCGGACGCGGCCTGGGTCCGGTGGATCTCCCCGGTGCTCGGCACCGTCATCTACCTCTGGGGAGGTCAGCCCTTCCTGACCGGTGCGCGGTCGGAGATCCGGGCGCGCCAGCCCGGGATGATGCTCCTCATCTCGCTGGGCATCACCGTCGCCTTCGTCGCCTCCCTCGGCTCCAGCCTCGGCCTGCTCAGCCACGAGCTCAACTTCTGGTGGGAGCTGGCGCTGCTGGTCGTCATCATGCTGCTCGGGCACTGGATCGAGATGCGCTCCCTGGCCCGGACCACCTCCGCGCTGGACTCGCTGGCCGCCCTGCTGCCCGACGAGGTGGAGAAGGTCGACGGTGACCAGATCGTCGTCGTCGCGCCCGACGCGCTCCAGGACGGCGACGTCGTCCTCGTCCGGCCCGGGGGCTCCGTCCCGGCCGATGGCCGGATCGTCGACGGCTCGGCGAGCATGGACGAGTCGATGATCACCGGAGAGTCGCGCACCGTGCGCAGGGGCGTGGACGACCAGGTCGTCGCCGGCACCGTCGCCACCGACTCCGGCCTGCGGGTGGAGGTCACCGCCACCGGGGAGGACACCACCCTGGCCGGCATCCAGCGCCTCGTCGACGAGGCCCAGTCCTCCTCCTCCCGGGCCCAGCGGGTCGCGGACCGCGCCGCGGGCTGGCTGTTCTGGTACGCCCTGGGCGCGGCGGCGGTCACCGCCGCCGTGTGGCTGCTGCTGGGCACGCCCGAGTCCGCGATCGTGCGCACGGTCACCGTCCTGGTCATCGCCTGCCCGCACGCGCTGGGCCTGGCCATCCCGCTGGTCGTGTCGATCGCCACCGAGCGCGCCGCCCGGGCCGGGGTCCTGGTCAAGGACCGCCTCGCGCTGGAGTCGATGCGCACCGTCGACGTCGTGCTCTTCGACAAGACCGGCACCCTCACCAAGGGTGAGCCGGCCGTCATCGCCGTCGAGCCGACCGGCGGGCGCCCGGCGGACGAGGTGCTCGCCCTGGCCGCGGCCGCGGAGACCGACAGCGAGCACCCGCTGGCCCGCGCGATCGTCGGCGCCACCCTGGCGCAGGAGCTCGACATACCGTCTGCCTCTGACTTCTCCTCCTCCCCGGCAGTGGGCGTGCAGGCGCAGGTGAGGGGTATGCGGATCGCGGTGGGCGGTCCGTACCTGCTCCAGGAGCACCACCTGCCCGAGCTGCCGGTCGCCGAGGCGTGGCGGGCGGAGGGCGCGATCATCCTGCACGTCCTGGCCGACGGTGCCGTGATCGGCGCGTTGCGGCTCGCCGACGAGGTCCGGCCCGAGTCCCGCGCGACCGTGGACGCCCTGCACGGGGCCGGGATCGAGGTCGCCATGGTCACCGGTGACGCGCAGGCGGTGGCCCACGCGGTCGGCGCCGAACTGGGCATCGACCGGGTCTTCGCCGGCGTCCGGCCGGAGGACAAGGCTGCCAAGGTGGTCGAGCTCCAGCAGGAGGGCCACAAGGTCGCCATGGTCGGCGACGGCGTCAATGACGCCCCCGCCCTGGCCCAGGCCGATGTCGGCATCGCGATCGGGGCCGGCACCGACGTCGCGATCGGCTCGGCCGGGGTCATCCTGGCCTCCTCCGACCCGCGCGCGGTGCTGTCGGTCGTCGAGCTCTCGCACGCCTCCTACCGCAAGATGACGCAGAACCTGTGGTGGGCTGCCGGCTACAACATCCTCGCGGTGCCGCTCGCGGCGGGCGTGCTGGCCCCGGTCGGCTTCGTGCTTCCGATGAGCGTCGGCGCGATCCTGATGTCGGTCTCGACCGTGGTGGTCGCCCTCAACGCCCAGCTCCTGCGCCGCGTCGACCTGCGGCCCGAGGCGGTCGTCGGCGACCGCTGA
- a CDS encoding HAD family hydrolase, with translation MTDHRWSRAVLLDLDGVLLDTTLTRDLLGPHEIGRAVRPGVPAQLRRLAGYRVGCAALTTLPAGWAEELLRAAGLAPYVQAVVTRSGMARWLPSPLPAHRALNLLRWEECRSRVAVIGDSPDAVTMGRKAQLRTVAVVYGRSSAPDLADAWPDVLAASLTDAVTAALDLTDRSLLTDRPGRPGRGYASVS, from the coding sequence ATGACCGACCACCGCTGGTCGCGCGCAGTCCTGCTGGACCTCGACGGTGTCCTGCTCGACACCACGCTGACCCGCGACCTGCTCGGGCCGCACGAGATCGGCCGGGCGGTCCGCCCCGGCGTGCCGGCTCAGCTGCGGCGGCTCGCCGGCTACCGCGTCGGCTGCGCCGCCCTCACGACCCTGCCGGCCGGATGGGCCGAGGAGCTGCTGCGGGCGGCCGGGCTCGCGCCCTACGTCCAGGCCGTCGTGACCCGCTCCGGCATGGCCCGCTGGCTGCCGTCGCCCCTGCCGGCTCACCGCGCGCTCAACCTGCTCCGCTGGGAGGAGTGCCGCAGCCGGGTCGCGGTCATCGGTGACTCGCCCGACGCCGTCACCATGGGCCGCAAGGCCCAGCTGCGCACGGTGGCGGTCGTCTACGGACGCTCCTCGGCACCCGACCTCGCCGACGCCTGGCCGGACGTGCTGGCGGCCAGCCTGACGGACGCGGTGACCGCCGCCCTCGACCTCACCGACCGCTCACTCCTCACCGACCGCCCTGGCCGCCCCGGCCGCGGCTACGCGTCGGTGTCCTGA
- a CDS encoding S8 family peptidase: MKHTRRTALSLLGTAALALGTGLPATASLTSDKADLAPLYVSGDTVEGSYIVMLETSSRSTASIAEAAEAQAQVARGLGAKVTQTYTTLGGYAAELAPRQLSELRANPDVAYIEADQEVSLSATQTNATWGLDRVDQRALPLNGTYVYNSTGAGVRSYIIDTGISPHNEFSGRLAAGATAINDGRGTNDCNGHGTHVAGTVGGSSYGVAKGTTLVPVRVLDCAGRGTNAGIIAGMDWVAGQSRANPRVANMSLGGGASTAVDQAVARMTNAGVTVVVAAGNESQNACNVSPARASSAYTVGSTTSSDARSSFSNFGSCVNIFAPGSSITSAWHTSSSATNTISGTSMASPHVAGAAALYLQRNVNASPAQVRSALTNQATTGRLSGIGTGSPNRLLYTGGL, translated from the coding sequence ATGAAGCACACCCGACGCACCGCTCTGAGCCTCCTGGGCACCGCCGCCCTGGCTCTGGGCACCGGCCTGCCGGCCACGGCCTCGTTGACGTCCGACAAGGCCGACCTGGCACCCCTCTATGTCAGCGGAGACACGGTCGAGGGGTCCTACATCGTCATGCTGGAGACGTCCTCGCGCAGCACCGCCTCGATCGCCGAAGCGGCCGAGGCCCAGGCCCAGGTCGCCCGAGGTCTGGGGGCCAAGGTCACCCAGACCTACACCACGCTCGGCGGGTATGCCGCCGAGCTCGCACCCAGGCAGCTGTCCGAGCTGCGCGCCAACCCGGACGTCGCCTACATCGAGGCCGACCAGGAGGTCTCCCTGTCGGCGACGCAGACCAACGCGACCTGGGGTCTGGACCGGGTCGACCAGCGTGCGCTGCCGCTGAACGGGACCTATGTCTACAACAGCACGGGCGCCGGGGTGAGGAGCTACATCATCGACACCGGCATCTCCCCGCACAACGAGTTCTCCGGCCGGCTCGCTGCCGGGGCCACCGCGATCAACGACGGCCGCGGCACGAACGACTGCAACGGGCACGGCACGCACGTCGCCGGGACGGTCGGCGGGAGCAGCTACGGCGTCGCCAAGGGCACCACGCTGGTGCCCGTGCGGGTGCTGGACTGCGCCGGTCGAGGTACCAACGCCGGCATCATCGCCGGGATGGACTGGGTGGCCGGGCAGTCGCGGGCCAACCCGCGCGTGGCCAACATGAGCCTGGGCGGTGGCGCCTCGACCGCCGTCGACCAGGCGGTGGCGCGGATGACCAACGCCGGCGTGACCGTGGTGGTGGCGGCCGGCAACGAGTCGCAGAACGCCTGCAACGTCTCCCCGGCCCGGGCCAGCAGCGCCTACACCGTCGGCTCGACGACGAGCAGCGACGCCCGGTCGAGCTTCAGCAACTTCGGCTCCTGCGTCAACATCTTCGCCCCCGGGTCCAGCATCACCTCGGCCTGGCACACGAGCAGCTCGGCGACCAACACCATCTCGGGCACCTCGATGGCGTCTCCGCACGTGGCCGGCGCTGCGGCGCTCTACCTGCAGCGCAACGTCAACGCCAGCCCGGCGCAGGTGCGGTCTGCCCTGACCAACCAGGCCACCACTGGCCGGCTCAGCGGCATCGGCACCGGATCTCCCAACCGGTTGCTCTACACCGGGGGTCTGTGA
- a CDS encoding GNAT family N-acetyltransferase codes for MYDIRPVRASEWRESRDLQLRALQDEDAAVAFFETYDEALVKPEGEWRNWAKIAGSDADGTPFIRDFVAVTLFGEWVATSTLLIRMAGDPELGGETVETDRGDFMGVWIDPYHRGQGLFARLVDEGMSWLADNGVPHSALWVHEENGRARRAFEGVGFERTGLRRIESKGPEIQLARPVRPGSSAGLGGAAGG; via the coding sequence ATGTACGACATACGCCCCGTCCGGGCCAGCGAGTGGCGCGAGTCCCGGGACCTGCAGCTGCGGGCCCTGCAGGACGAGGACGCCGCGGTCGCCTTCTTCGAGACCTACGACGAGGCGTTGGTCAAGCCGGAGGGCGAGTGGCGCAACTGGGCCAAGATCGCCGGCTCGGACGCCGACGGAACCCCCTTCATCCGGGACTTCGTGGCGGTCACGCTCTTCGGGGAGTGGGTGGCGACCAGCACCCTGCTCATCCGGATGGCAGGAGACCCGGAGCTCGGCGGGGAGACGGTCGAGACCGACCGGGGCGACTTCATGGGGGTCTGGATCGACCCTTATCACCGGGGACAGGGGCTGTTCGCCCGCCTCGTCGATGAGGGTATGTCGTGGCTCGCCGACAACGGTGTCCCGCACTCGGCGTTGTGGGTGCACGAGGAGAACGGCCGCGCGCGACGCGCCTTCGAGGGCGTCGGTTTCGAGCGGACCGGGCTGCGCAGGATCGAGAGCAAGGGCCCGGAGATCCAGCTGGCTCGCCCGGTCCGGCCGGGGTCGTCGGCGGGACTCGGCGGGGCCGCCGGGGGGTAG
- a CDS encoding hemerythrin domain-containing protein — MPPSSHGEGGGARLVAWGKELRAVHGRLREALALTRAQVGEGVAPASATRDLLLFCHGFCAALNGHHEGEDHTLFPALAAAHPQLRPTLDRLEQDHSMIGYLLTALAEAVGKAAPPAELDRHLEGIEAIMESHFRYEVRTLLSVLDDLSLQADPVEVLGPLW; from the coding sequence ATGCCGCCCAGCAGCCACGGCGAAGGTGGGGGAGCCCGGCTCGTCGCCTGGGGCAAGGAGCTCCGGGCGGTGCACGGGCGGCTGCGCGAGGCCCTCGCACTGACCCGCGCTCAGGTGGGCGAGGGGGTGGCCCCCGCGTCCGCAACCCGTGACCTGCTGCTCTTCTGCCACGGCTTCTGCGCGGCGTTGAACGGTCACCACGAGGGTGAGGACCACACGCTCTTCCCCGCCCTCGCCGCTGCCCACCCGCAGCTGCGCCCGACGTTGGACCGGCTTGAGCAGGACCACTCGATGATCGGCTACCTCCTCACGGCCCTGGCGGAGGCGGTCGGGAAGGCGGCCCCGCCCGCCGAGCTCGACCGGCACCTGGAAGGCATCGAGGCGATCATGGAGAGCCACTTCCGCTACGAGGTGCGGACGCTGCTCAGCGTGCTGGACGACCTGTCGCTGCAGGCCGACCCTGTCGAGGTGCTCGGGCCGCTGTGGTGA